The proteins below come from a single Corylus avellana chromosome ca3, CavTom2PMs-1.0 genomic window:
- the LOC132176432 gene encoding ubiquitin-conjugating enzyme E2-23 kDa → MSSPSKRREMDLMKLMMSDYKVEMINDGMQEFYVDFHGPKDSPYQGGLWRIRVELPDAYPYKSPSIGFVNKIYHPNVDEMSGSVCLDVINQTWSPMFDLVNIFEVFLPQLLLYPNPSDPLNGEAAALMMRDRATYEVRVKEYCEKYAKPEDIGAAPEEKSSDEELSEGDYASSDEAIAGQADL, encoded by the exons atgtcttccCCAAGTAAACGCCGAGAAATGGATTTGATGAAACT GATGATGAGTGATTACAAGGTGGAGATGATCAATGATGGCATGCAAGAGTTCTATGTGGATTTCCATGGGCCTAAAGACA GTCCTTATCAGGGTGGTCTGTGGAGGATAAGAGTGGAGCTACCGGATGCTTATCcttataaatctccatctattGGCTTTGTCAACAAAATATACCACCCAAATGTTGATGAGAT GTCTGGCTCAGTTTGTTTAGATGTTATCAACCAGACCTGGAGCCCCATGTTTG ATCTGGTTAATATCTTTGAAGTGTTTCTTCCGCAACTTCTTTTGTATCCCAACCCATCAGATCCATTGAATGGAGAAGCTGCTGCTCTAATGATGCGTGATCGTGCTACTTATGAAGTAAGAGTGAAAG agTATTGTGAGAAGTATGCCAAGCCAGAAGATATAGGGGCTGCTCCAGAGGAGAAATCTAGCGATGAGGAACTGAGTGAAGGTGATTATGCCTCCAGTGATGAGGCAATCGCTGGCCAAGCTGATCTTTAG